Genomic DNA from Nitratidesulfovibrio vulgaris str. Hildenborough:
GCTTCATCCATCTTGTCGCCGCCCACGCGCACGGAGCGCGAGTACACGATACCGGAAAGTGATATCACTGCCACTTCGGTGGTGCCGCCGCCGATGTCGACCACCATGTTGGAGGTAGGCTCCTGAATGGGCAGGTTGGCACCGATGGCTGCCGCCATGGGCTCCTCGATGAGGTACACCTCACGGGCTCCCGCGCTCTGGGCCGATTCCTTGACGGCGCGCTTCTCGACCTGCGTGATGCCGGTGGGAACGCATATCATGATGCGCGGCCGGACGAGCCTGCGCGAGTTGTGCACCTTGGAGATGAAATGGCGGAGCATGGCCTCGGTAATCTCGAAGTCGGCGATGACGCCGTCCTTCATGGGGCGTATGGCCTGAATGTTACCGGGGGTGCGGCCGAGCATGCGTTTAGCGTCCTGACCGACGGCGAGGACGACATTGTTGCCGCGCGAGTCCTTCTTCACGGCCACGACCGAGGGCTCACGCAGGACGATGCCTTGTCCCTTGACGTAGACACAGGTATTGGCTGTGCCGAGGTCGATTGCAAGGTCGTTGGAGAACATGCCGAGTACGAAATCCAGAATCTTGGCCATATGCGGTCACTTGCCTCTCTGGGGGGGAATGCGTATGAGGTTCGAGAACAGGGTGTTCTTCTAAAAAAAGCACCATGTCAATCGAAAATAAAATGAACAGATATAATACGTTGTCAGCGTATTTCAGGCGGCGCTTCGGCGTCAGGGTGCAAAAGGTTCCGCTCGACGCGGGAGCATCGTGCCCCAACCGGGACGGCACACTCTCGCGTGGCGGATGTGTGTTCTGCAATCCTGCCGGATCCGGGTCCGGCATGGGTGGGGCCGGTCTGTCGCTTGAGGAACAGTGGGCGCTCTGGCGTGCCAGATATGCCCGTTCGCGCAACGCAGCCCTGTACATAGCCTATTTGCAGTCGTTTTCCAATACATACGGTTCCGCCGAACGACTTCGCGAAATGCTGCTGCAACTCCGAAGGCTTGAGGGCATTTCTGGCATCTCTGTGGGCACGCGTCCCGATTGTCTGGATGGCCCGAAGCTCGACCTGCTCGCCGACGCCGGGTTCGACGAGACATGGCTCGAACTTGGGGTGCAGTCAGCCCATGACGATACATTGCGACGCATCAACAGGGGGCATGACGCCGCCTGTTCTGCCGCTGCCATCCATGGGGCCGCTGCCCGTGGGCTGCGCGTGTGCGCCCATGTCATCTTCGGGCTTCCCGGCGAATGTGCCGAGGCCATGCTGGACACTGTCCGCTGGCTCAACGGTCTGCCTGTCCTCGGGGTCAAGTTCCATGCACTGTATGTATGCAGAGGTACGACACTGGCTGCGCAGTGGCGTGGGGGACTGTACGACCCCATGTCGCAGTCGGCCTATGTAGACCTGATGGTGGAGGCACTGGCGCTACTGCGTTCGGACATCGTCGTGCATCGTGTGGTGGGCGAACCTTCGGGCGATGAGCTTCTGGCCCCGGAGTGGGCTGCGGACAAGCGCGCCACGATGGCCCTCGTGCAGCAGGCCCTTGCCACCCAGGGACTGTGGCAAGGGTGCAGGACGGATGCCCCCGTGCGTCCTCTGTGGTATGATAACCCTGCCGAGTTGACGGGGCGGGCCGACGCCGATGCGGCAGCCTACGCGGCCCTGTGTGAGCGGCAGCCTCTCTATCGTCCTGCCTCGAACACCTCGGCCCCCTGACGGAAGTGCCCGGTCGCGTGGACGTTGCCTGTCTTCAAAGCCACGAACGAATCGGCTTGTACAAGGAGTCATGTATGGTGGATGTGCTGGTGGCCGCACCCTTGCGGCTTGAGCTTCACTGGGAGCAAGGCGTTCTCGCTGAAACGGTTCTCGGTTGGGCGGGCGAGGGTGAGAAACCCGTGTTGCTGACCGAAGAGGCGCGTTCGGTGCAGGCTTGTCTCGTGCGCTATGTGGCTGGCGAGGATGTGGAATGGCCTTCACTGCCTCTGGCGTGGGACCGTGTCACACCATTCCGGCGCAGGGTGTTGCAGGCGCTCGTGGCGGATGTCCCTGCTGGCGCGGTGACGACCTACGGCGACCTTGCGGCACGTGCGGGCAGTCCCGATGCCGCCCGGGCCGTGGGCGGGGCCATGGCCAACAACCCGTGGCCGCTGCTCATACCCTGCCACAGGGTGCTCGGGGGAGGCGGTCGGCTTGGCG
This window encodes:
- a CDS encoding rod shape-determining protein, giving the protein MAKILDFVLGMFSNDLAIDLGTANTCVYVKGQGIVLREPSVVAVKKDSRGNNVVLAVGQDAKRMLGRTPGNIQAIRPMKDGVIADFEITEAMLRHFISKVHNSRRLVRPRIMICVPTGITQVEKRAVKESAQSAGAREVYLIEEPMAAAIGANLPIQEPTSNMVVDIGGGTTEVAVISLSGIVYSRSVRVGGDKMDEAIMTHVKRKYNMLIGESTAEEIKIKIASAYPLDPEHQLEVKGRDLVTGIPQNIIITSEEVRKAISEQVDSIVQAVRIALEQTPPELAADIVDRGIVLTGGGALLKGLDQLLREETSLPITVVDDPLSTVVVGTGKALDNLHILKEVCID
- a CDS encoding methylated-DNA--[protein]-cysteine S-methyltransferase translates to MVDVLVAAPLRLELHWEQGVLAETVLGWAGEGEKPVLLTEEARSVQACLVRYVAGEDVEWPSLPLAWDRVTPFRRRVLQALVADVPAGAVTTYGDLAARAGSPDAARAVGGAMANNPWPLLIPCHRVLGGGGRLGGFSGAGLPMKRWLLDHEGCADKGARC
- a CDS encoding TIGR01212 family radical SAM protein (This family includes YhcC from E. coli K-12, an uncharacterized radical SAM protein.) translates to MSIENKMNRYNTLSAYFRRRFGVRVQKVPLDAGASCPNRDGTLSRGGCVFCNPAGSGSGMGGAGLSLEEQWALWRARYARSRNAALYIAYLQSFSNTYGSAERLREMLLQLRRLEGISGISVGTRPDCLDGPKLDLLADAGFDETWLELGVQSAHDDTLRRINRGHDAACSAAAIHGAAARGLRVCAHVIFGLPGECAEAMLDTVRWLNGLPVLGVKFHALYVCRGTTLAAQWRGGLYDPMSQSAYVDLMVEALALLRSDIVVHRVVGEPSGDELLAPEWAADKRATMALVQQALATQGLWQGCRTDAPVRPLWYDNPAELTGRADADAAAYAALCERQPLYRPASNTSAP